Genomic DNA from bacterium:
TAACGTGATCGCCGCCGTCAAAGTCGTCTTACCATGATCGACGTGACCAATCGTACCGATGTTCACGTGGGGCTTACTGCGATCAAACTTCGCTTTGGACATTTCGAATCCCCTAAAAAGTTACCCGT
This window encodes:
- a CDS encoding GTP-binding protein, which translates into the protein MSKAKFDRSKPHVNIGTIGHVDHGKTTLTAAITL